CCACGAGAGTGGGTGAGGAAGAGGCGGAGGGCGCGGGTTCGTCGGGGCCCAGCGCATTTGGGTCACCGGCGCGGGTCTGCGGGCGCGGGGTGCTGCCGTCGCTGGAATGAGTGGGGGCTGAGGGGGATTCGGGGGCGGTGAAGCGGTGTGCTTCGGGGGGCGTTGGGGTGGTGGGGTGGCGGAATCCTTTGGTGCCGCCGACCAGGACGCCGTAGGCGCTGGCGCTGGTGAGTAGGCGGGGGTCCCAGGTCCAGCCGTTGGCGAGGCCGCCGACGGCCCAGGCGCCCAGGCCGCCGAGCATGCCGGAGGTTGCGCCGACGGTTGCGCCGTTGAGGGCGTTGCCGAAACTGCCGCCGGGGAGGTGGATGTGGTTCGCTGCCTTGCCGAATGCGGAGCCGGCGGGGCCGCCGATGGCGCCGGCCGCGGCTGCTGTGTAGGCGGTGGTGGCGACTCGGGTCCAGTCGATGTCGCGGCGGTGGCCGGCGCCGACCTGGTATGTCTGGATCGCCAGGTCCTGGCCGGTGCCGAGCATGGTGCCGAATACGACGTGTTTGGCTGCGAATTTGGCCAGGGCGGCCAGGCCGGTTTTGGCGGCGAAGCGGGCGATGGCGGTCACGGCGCGTTCGCCGAGCAGGCGCACCGCGACGCGGGTGGTGGCGATCGCGACGCTTTCCGACAGCGGCGCGGTCGGCGGAAACAGCCATGCGGCAGCGATTTCCGCGGCCAGCATGGCCAGCGACGAGAGGACGAGGATCTTCGTGTATTGGATCTCGGTGCCCAGGCCGTCGGCGGATTCGGCGACGGAGTCGAGGAGGTCGGCGAGGTGTTCGAGGGATTCGGGGCCGTGGTCGAGGCGGTCGAGCGCGCTGATCATGGCGTCGAGCCCGTCGCCCCACGGGTAGGCGTCGATGGTCGCCTGTTCGGCGGCCCGCAGTTCGGGCAGCAGTGTGCGCAATTCGGCGGCGGCACTGCGCCAGTCGTCGCCGATACCCCACATATCGTCTTCGTCGCCCTCGGGCCATGCCGATCCGGCGACCCAGTCGAGCCATGCCAGCTCGCCGGGAATATCGATGGACACCCGCGTTACCGGAAGCAGTTCCCATTGCGATGGTCGGTGTGCGCCAGCACATCCGCGGCCTCGACTTGACCGCCGGCGTACGAGCCCAGCGTCGTGGCTGTCTTGGCCAGCCCATCGGCGAGGTTGCGGTGCGCGGCGAGATATCCCTGATCCCCGTCGGCGAACGTGCCGCCATAACTGTCGGCGCCCCACGCGATTCCCTTGGCGGACAGCGCTTTTTCCAGGTTCGCGCGGATGCCGTCCACCCGGTCGCGCAATGCCGCCATCTGCCCGGCGGCTCCGCGCAACTGTTCCGGCGTCACATCGACTCTCCGCGCCACTCGCGCACCCCTTCCGCTCCATGATCGGATTTCGACCCTGGCATGCGGAACCGCCGGCGACCACGACCCGGACAGCGAATTAACGTGCCCCTGACGGAGATCGATCGAACTCTTGACGAAATCCTCACGCCGACACCGGATTCCACGACGGACCGGTGCCGGGTTCACCACCAGCCGAGGATCGGCTGCAGTTCGCGCCCCAGTTCTGGGACCAGAGAGCGGGCGTAGCTTGCGGTCAGGTGGTGTTCGTCGTGGTAGACGAGGATGTTGCCTTCGACCACCGCGCAGACGGCGGGTTCGCAGACGGCGTTGTTGGGGTCGATGAGGTGCAGGTTGGGGAAGGCGGCGGCGGGGGCGGCGGCGGGGTTTTCCGGGGAGAGCGCGTCGGCGCGCTTGATGCCGCAGTCGAGGCGGTTGCCGCCGCTGGCCAGGCAGTCGATGGCGCGGTAGCGGATTCCGTTGCGGCGCAGCCACGGAGTGTCGCGGATGCCGATGATCTGGAGGTTGCGGTCCGAGAGGGCCGACCAGACGTCGACGTAGTCCTGGGGGGTCTCGTCACCGCCGTTGTCGCTGGGGCGGGTGGCGGTGGTGAACACGAAATCGGGATGCTCGCTGCCGAGGCGGTCGATCACCTCGGCCGACCAGTCGCGGCAGTCCGGATTGTGCTGGCCCTTGTACATGGGCTCCTCGGCCACCGTCAGCGGGCAACCCATCTTCAGATAGACGACCACCCGGAAGTGATACTGCTCGCCGAGCAGCTGCAGGGCCGGAATCCAGTGCTCGGCATGGGAATTGCCGACCACCGCGAGGGTGCGATGCGCTTCGTGATCACCGTACGTGCAGGTGACGACCGCGCGCGTATCGAAGTCGGAGATGCAGCCGTCGCGGGTCGGGTAGGCGATATCGGCGGGCGCTTCCTCGGTGGTCGGGCGCATCGGGGCGCGCGGCACCACCGCGTGATCGGTGAGCGCCGCCGCGCCAGGGTATTTCGACGGATCCAGCTCGCCGACGGCATGCGCCTTCGCGCCCATGTTCCACTGCCAGGCCACGGTCGACGCCAGCAGCAGCACCCCGACCGTGGAGACCGCGACGCCCGCGATCAGGCGGGCGCGCGCCGGATCGATCAACCGGCCCGGCGCCGGGGTCGCGGGCTTGGACCGCTCGCGCAGCGGCTCCTCGACCAGATGGTGGGTCAGATACGCCAGCAGCAGCGACACCACGATGATCACCGCCCCGCCGATCGCCCCCGCCCGGCGCTGATGCTGTTCGCCCAGATAGAAGATGAGAATCGGCCAGTGCCACAGGTACAGGGCGTAGGCGAAACCGCCCAGCTGCACGATCGGCCCGGTGGCCAGCACCCGATTGACCAGCGGCTGATCCGCGGTGTCGCGGCCCGCGCCCGCGAGAATCAGTGCGACGGTGGCCGATACCGGAATCAGCGCGGCCGGGCCGGGAAACACCAGGACGCCGTTGACCATCCATCCGCAGCACGCGATGGCCGCGATCCCCGTCCACGCGAACGCTTCTCGCGCCGCGCGCGGCAGCCGGATGTAGGGCGCGGCCAGGGCCAGCAGCGCCCCCGCCAGCGGCTCCCAGGCGCGGGCGAAGGTGTCGTAGTAGTTCCAGCCCTGTTGTGTCGCAACGCCGTCGGCCGCATGCCAGAACGAGGCCACACCGACGACCGCGAAGAGCACCGCGAGCACCAGCCGCAGCCGCCCGGGCCGCCCGGCCCGGCGCAGCGCGAACGCCGCCCCCGCCACCGCAAGTAGCAGCGCGAGATACATCTGCCCCTGCACCGACATCGACCACAGATGCTGTAGCGGGCTCACCGACGGGTCGGCCGCCAGGTAATCCGACCAGGACAGCGCCAGATACCAATTCTGGTAGTAGAACAGCGAAGCCACCGTCTGGCCCGCGATATCCGACCAGCGGGTGTGCGGCAGCAGCGTCACCGTCGCCACCACGACCGCGGCCAGCACCACCACCATGGCGGGCAGCAGCCGCCGCAGGGTCCGCCGCACGGTGTTCAGCACACCCACCGCACCGCCGTCGGCGCGGCGCACGAGCATGCCGGTGAAGAAGAAGCCCGACAGCACCAGGAACACGTCCACGCCGCCGGAGACCCGCCCGGCCCAGATGTGGAAGGCGACCACCAGGGCGATGGCCACGCCGCGCAGTCCGTCCAGATCCAGGCGGTAGGCGCCGGCGCGGGCGGGGGCGGGGGCGGCCGAGGCGTCCTGGCGGTCGCGGTCCGGCGCGGTCGGATGATCGGTGCTGGATATCGGCATGGCGGCTGCCATTGTCGGTCAGGGCTCGGGGAAATCACGAATCGCCACACAGAAGGTGTCCGTGTTGTGGCTTTTGTCGCTGGTCAGGCGAATGCGAAATAGCGCAGCCACAGATACGGCGCGGCCACCACGATGGTGACCGCGGTCACCACAATGCCCTTCCGGGTGAATTCCCAGAACGAGATCGGATGATCGGAGCGCTTCGCGATACCGAGCATCACCACGTTCGCGCTGGCCCCGACTGCTGTGAGATTGCCACCGAAATCCGCGCCCAATGCCAGCGCCCACCACAGCGCGTCCGCCTGCGCCGGATGATCGACGTGCTCCACCAGCTCAGCCACCAGTGGACTCATGGTCGCCACGTACGGGATGTTGTCGATGACACCCGACAGCACCGCCGAAACCACCAGTATCAGCATGGTTGCCACGAGCGCGTTCCTGCCGGTGAGTTCGGTCGCGAATTTCGCCAATCGGCCGATCACACCGGTTTTCACCAGGGCCCCGATCATCACGAACAGGCCGACGAAGAACAGCAGCGTCTCCCATTCCACCGCGGACAGGTAATCACGTTGCGGCAGACCGGAAATCAACACCAGCACGCCCGCGCCCAGCAATGCCACCAGTGACGGTTCGAGATGAAAAACTGGGTGCCCGAAGAATCCCGCGAAAACCGCGCCGAGCACGATTCCGCACTTGACGAGCAGCCGCGGATCGCGAATGGCCTCCCGCTCCTCGAGCTGCATCACATCGGCGGCGCGCTCGGGATCCACCTCGAACGAACCCCGGAACAGCCGCGGCAGCAGCAGCGTGAACACCGCCAGCTCGATCAGCACGATCGGCGTCAGATTCCAGAAGAAGTCGTTGAACGACAGGCCCGCCCGGCTGCCGATGATGATGTTGGGCGGATCGCCGATCAGGGTGGCCGCGCCGCCGATATTGGAGGCCAGCACCTCCGCGATCAGGAACGGGGTCGGAGCCACCTCGAGGCGCTCGCACACCAGCATGGTGACCGGCGCGATCAGCAGCACGGTGGTGACGTTGTCGAGGAATCCCGAGGCGGTCGCGGTGATGAGGACCAGCAAGATCATCACCCGCAGCGCGGAACCCTTGGCGCGCTTGGCCGCCCAGATCGCCACGTACTCGAAGATGCCGGTCTGGCGCAGCACGCCGACGATGATCATCATCCCGAGCAGCAGGAACAGCACGTTCCAGTCGATGCCGGTCCGATGCGAGTAGAAGACGTCGTCGGAGCCGACGATGCCGACCAGCACGACCACGCCGCCCCCGGCCAGCGCGGCGATCGTCTTGTGCACGCGTTCGGAGGCGATGAGGATGTAGGCGATCGTGAAGACCGCGATCGAGAGGGCAACGGTCATGACCGCCGCCGGATGATCGCGGGGCACAGCCCCGGCGGGCTCAGTTCGCGAGCGCCACTTCCAACAGCCGCGAGGACGTGATCACGCCGAGCAACCGGTCCCCGTCCTGCACCGCCACCAGCGGCGACTGATACTTCGCCATGAGCGCCGCGACCTCGACCATATTGTCGTCGTGCTTGGCGGCCGGGATCTTGGTGAGCCGCTCCGGAATCACGTCGCGGACCTTCTTGCCCCGCAACCGCTTCACCACCTGCCCGCACATGGACTCGTTGAGCACCCCCGCCAACGTCGAATCGTCCTGCACGTACTTCGGCACGATGAACAACACCACCTGCGAGGCCGGCAGCACCGAATGCGGTTTCCCTTTCGCGTCGAGCACCAGAATCCCCGGCAGCCGATGCTCGGCCAGCAACTTCGCCGCGTCGATCGCGTCGGAGTCCAAATCGATCACCGGATATTCCTCGGCCATCTGAGCGGCATGCATACGTGCAGGATACGACGGACAGCCGAGCGTTCACGGCAGCAGAATACGTCAAGATCGAAAACCGGCGCGGCACCGCAACTCCCCAGGTCGAGACCATACAGCCCGAGTTACCGGACCGGCCGACCAGACTTCCCGGCACGCCATCGATACAGATTCCGTAAAAAGCCTACCGAGACCGGGCTTTACGTGTCGCGCGGGTGGGTCAGCTCGTACACGCGGTAGGGGGCGCGGATGACCGGGTGGGAGACGTTGCGGACTTCGGTGCCGCGTGGGGTGCGGCCGGATTCGATGCCGCCGTGGGCGTGTCCGTGGAGGGCCAGGGCGGTGTCGGTGGCGTCGATGGCGTCGGCGAGGTCGGCGCAGCCGAGGCCGGGGTAGATCTTGGGGGGTTCGCCGACGAGGGTGTCGACGATGGGGGCGAAGTGCATGAGGGCGATGCGGAGGTCGCAGTCGAGGGATTCGAGGGCGGCGCGCAGGCGCAGGGCGTCGGCGGGGCCGCGGCGGAAGCGTTGGCGATGTTCGACGCTGCCCTCGGCGGGATTGCCTGGGTGGCCGGGGAATCCGCCGCTGCCGCCCATGACTCCTGCGATGCCGAGGCGAATGCCGTTGACGGGCAGGGTGATCGCGGTGCCGTCGAGCATGTGGACACCGATATCGGTGAGCCGCACCGCGATTCGGTAGCCCAGGCGTCGATCGTGGTCGTGGTTGCCGAGTACGGCGACAACCGGGACGGGCAGGTCTGCGATCTCGGCGCACAGGGCGTCGGTGTCGCGCAGGGTGCCGCCGTTGGTGAGATCGCCTGCCAGCAGCAGGACGTCGGCGTGCGCGCCGAGGCCGAGCAGCGCGGGCCGGAAGCGGCCGCGGATGCTGTCGCGCAGGTGCAGATCGCCTACCGCGGCGATGCGCACCCGTCCGGTTTCGGTCTCGCCGCTGCTGCCCATACCGTCAATCAGCCATACGCCGCGCGGGCCTGTCAACGACATTCCCGCGCGGCGGCATTCGCGTGCGACCGGGTCGCGGTTACGGCTCGAGCGGTTCCATGCGCAGCGGCACGCCGAGGCGGTTCCACAGGTTGATCTGCGCGGTCACGGCGACCAGTCCGGCGCGCTGGCCCTGGTCGAAGTGCTTCTCGACCGCGGCCCAGATCTCGTCGCTCACGCCGTGCGGACCGAGTCGGGTTGCGGCTTCGGCATATTCGAGCGCGGCCCGCTCGGTCTCGCTGAACAGCGCCGACTCCCGCCAGGCGTTGAGGTGCCACAGGCGGCGTTCGGTCTCGCCTGCCTTGCGAGCCTCGGTGGAATGCATGTCGATGCAGAACAGGCAGCCGTTGATCTGACTGACCCGGATCTTCACCAGCTCCCGGACGGTGGCGTCCAGGGGGCCGCGGCGGATGGCGGCCTCGGCGGCCAGCCACGCCTGGTAGACCTCGGGCGCCGCCTCGGGCATGGTCAAACGCGTCATGATGTCGTCCTTCCGTGCGGTTCGTAGACAACCCTTGGACGAGACACCGGCCGGGAACGTGACGGGTAGACGGGTATGAGGCCGGTCACACCATGATGGCAGGGCCGCCCGCACCGGACTCCGGGATACCTACTCGCCGGTATATGCCCGAAGGATGTTGTTTGCCGTAATTGTGCGAAATGCGGCGCGGCGGACAATAATCCGCACGTGGGAACAGTTGTGCTGATTGCGCTGGGTCTGTTGTGCTTCGTCACCGGGCCCGCATTGGCGCTGGTCATCGTCTTGGCCGTGCGTGGTGAGACCCGTCGGGCGGCCGGGCCCCGGCCGCCCGACGCGGGCGATGCCGGACGGATACCCGTCGCCGGGGCGCGCCGGTAGTCCCGGCGCGCCTCGACACCGGATCACCCCTGAACCGGCGTGTGTTCCGCTACGGGCGAGTGAGTGTGGCGTAGCGGGCGATGTGCTGATCGGTGGTGCCGAACTCGTACTGGACTGCCGTGAGGCGCTTGAAGAAATGGCCGATGGCCAGTTCCTCGGTCATGCCCATCGCACCGTGCAACTGCACCGACTCCTGGCCGATGCGGCGGGCGGCGCGGCCGATGGTGGCCTTGGCGGCCGAGGCGGCACGGGCCCGCTCCGGGGCGGGGGCGTCCAGCTTCAGCGTCACCAGATACGTTGCGGCCACGGCCTGTTCGAGTTCCAGCAGCATGTCCACCATGCGGTGCTGCAACGCCTGGAAGCTCGCGATCGGGACGCCGAACTGCTGGCGCTGTTTGGTGTAGGCGACGGTGTCGGCGACCACCTTGCGCATGGCCCCGACCGTCTCGGCGCACACCGCGGCGATGGCCTCGTCGAGGGTGGCGGCGATGGCCGCGCCCGCCTGCGGGATCAGCAGGGCGTCCGCGGGCAGGCGCAGGTTCGCGAAACTCAGGTCGGCGGCCTGGCGTTCGTCGATGGTGCGGTAGGGGCGGGCGGTGAGACCGGCCGGCGGGTCGGCGGGGTCGAAATCCACCACGAACAGTGCGATATCGCCGTCCGCGGCCGCGGTGACCAGCAGGTGGGTGGCCAGGGGTGCGGTGGTGACCACCGTTTTCTCGCCGGTGAGCAGCCAGTCTTCGCCGTCGCGGACCGCGGTCGTCGCGACCTCGGTGTAGTCGTAGCCGGAATGCGGTTCCAGCGCGGCGAATCCGGTGACCACCTCGCCGGAGGCGATGCCCGACAACAGATCCTCGGCGCGCTTGCCGGTGCTGCGGCGCAGCAGGCCGCCGCCGACCACCACGGTGTCGACGTAGGGTTCCAGCACCAGGGCCGCGCCCAGCGCCTCGGCGATGATCATGGTCTCGACCGGTCCGCCCCCGATGCCGCCCACCGACTCCGGCAGGCTCGCGCCGAGAATCCCCACCTCCTCGGCCAATCCGCGCCAGATCTCCGGCTGCCAGCCGGCCCCGGTGCGGGCGGCGGCCCGGCTGGGTTCGAGCGGGTAACGGGCCGCGAGGAATTCGGTGACGGTGTCGCGGAGCAGCTCCTGCTCGGCGGTGAAAGAGAAGTCCATGGTCACAGTCCCAGGGTGGCTTTGGCGATGATGTTGCGCTGAATCTCGTTGCTGCCGGCGTAGATCGAGCCGGCGCGGTCGTTGAAGTACCGCAGGGCGGCGACCGCCTGCCATTCCGCGCCGGCGACGAAACCGTCGGCGGGCGGGGTGAAGTCGGCGATGGGGCCGCCCGGCATGGTGGCGTGCGGCTGATAGGCGCGGCCGCGCGGGCCGGCCGCCTCCAGCGCGAGTTCGGTGAGCGTCTGGCTCAGCTCGGTGCCCAGGATTTTGATGGTGGAGGCGGCCGGGCCCGGGTCCTTGCCGCTGGAAACCAGTGCGAGCGTGCGGTATTCGAGGATCTCGAGCACGTCCGCGCGCAGGCGGGCGTCGGCCAGTTTGTGGGAGAAGGCCGGATCGTCGATGAGCGCGCCGCCGTTCGGGCCGACCTGTTCGGTCGCGGCCTGCGCGAGCTCCTCGGCCATCACCTGCAGGGCCGGGGCCGCCGCGCCGCCGCCGCGTTCGAAGTTGAGCAGGAATTTGGCCACCGTCCAGCCGTCGTCGACGCGGCCCAGCACATTGGCCTGCGGCACCCGGACCTGGTCGAAGAAGACCTGATTCTGCACTTGCTCGCCGGAGGTCATGACCAGCGGCCGGATTTCGATGCCCGGGGTGCGCATATCGATGAGCAGGAAGGTGATGCCCTGCTGCTTCTTGGCCTGCTTGGAGGTGCGGACCAGCGCGAAGATCCAGTTGGCCTCGGTCGCGTGGGTGGTCCAGATCTTGGAGCCGGTGACCAGGAAATCCTCGCCGTCGGCGACCGCGGCCATCGACAGCGACGCCAGATCCGAACCCGCTTCCGGCTCGGAGTAGCCCTGGCAGAAGAAGACCTCGCCCGTGAGGATGCGGGGCAGGAAGTACTCCTTCTGCTCCGCCGTGCCGAACGCCATGATGGCGTGCGAGACCATCCGAATTCCCATGGGCGACAAGTTCGGTGCGCCCGCGAGCGTGCATTCGCGCCCGAAGATGTAGTGCTGAGTCAGACTCCAATCGCACCCCCCGTACTTCACCGGCCACGCCGGCGCAGCCCAACCCCGCTCGTGCAGAATCGCCTGCCACGCCATGCTGGCCTCGTGATCCGGATACACGCTGGTCGACAACCGCCCCGCCCGCCGCAGATCGTCGGTTAACTTTTCGTCGAGGAAACCGCGCACTTCATCCCGAAATGCCAGATCGGCAGCCGACCAGTCAAGATCCACGATGACTCCTACTCCAAGAACTCCCACTAACCATCGCACCCCACCACCCCCACTGGCAAATGTGCTGGCACCCGCCCTCACTTGCCGCCACCACCCCGACACCCGCTGCCGAACACACCCGCATCGCCGACCTCCTCGGCCGCGATCCCCTCCCCAACCAACCGAACGGGCCCCGTTTGCGTGTCGGACTGGCGAGTCCCCTGAAACCGGCTGTGGGGCAACAGCTACGGCGTAGTTTGCCCAACCATGGCTGACCCGCCGAACAATCCGCACGACGCGTACTTCCGCCTCGAAGGCCGAGACGCCTTCGTCTACGTCCTGATCGAGCACCAGAGTCGTCCAGATTCGTTGATGGCCTTCAGAATGCTGGAATACACGGTGCGAATCTGGAACGACTACATTCGCAACAACCCAAGACCGACACTCTGCCCGCCGTCATCCCCATGGTCGTCTACGCCGGCTCCGACGGCCGCCGCTGGAACAGGCCGACTCGGCTCGCCGACCTGATCGATATCGACCCCGCGACCCGCGCAGCACTCGGCGACTGTCTCCCGAACCTGCGCTTCCTCCTCGACGACCTCACCACCGTCGACCAATCCGCCCTCCGTGCCCGCAACCTGACCGCCGACACCCTCCTGATGATGGTGTTGCTCGCCACCGCCCCCGGCAACCGCCACCTCGCCGAAGAGCTGTGGCCCCTCTCCGACGACCTCCGCGCCCTCTGGACCGCCCCCACCGGCAAAGCGGAGCTCCAATGCCTGATCAGGTACATTTTCATAGTCAGCGAAACCAGAGAATCCGACCTGGTCCCTCTGATCGAACAACTCGGCCCCGAGGCGAGGGAGATCATCATGACAACCGCAGACCGCCTGCGCGCCGAAGGCGAAGCCCAGGGGGAAGCCCGGGGGCGGGCCGAATTGTTGATTGTGCAGTTGTCGGCGCGGTTTGGGGAGTTGCCTGCTGCGACCGTTTCGAGGCTGCGGGCGGCTGATTCCGGACTACTGGATGTCTGGGCGGTGCGTTTGCTGAGTGCGGGCAGTCTTGCTGAGGTGTTTGGGGAGTAGGGGGCGGGGTGGTTGGCGGGTTTGTTTGGGGGAGAGGGGGTTAGGGGGACAGGGTTAGTTCGATTAGGGGGACGTTGTCGATGGTGTCGGATATGGCGGATTCGATGATGGCGCTGAGGTGGTGGTAGGCGCGGGGGTGGGCTTGTTGGTATTCGGTGAGGACGGAATTGGTTTCGTCGGGGGTTAGGGGGCGGGCGGTGGCGGGGGTGCGGTAGTGGAAGGCGATGGTGACGTGGCAGGCGGGGTGGGCCAGGAGGTTGCGGTACCACTGGGCTCGGGAGCCGAAGCCGGAGGCGATGACGAGGGTGGTGGGGGTGGGGCGGGCGACGGTTTCCAGGGCCACGTAGCGGGGCTGGCCGGATTTACGGCCGACGTGTTCGAGGAGCAGGAGGCGGTGGCCGAAGAGGAAGCCGAGGCGGGCTCGGAAGAGGAGGATCGGGGCGCGGACGAACCAGCGGGTCTGCAGCAGGCGTGCGCCCAAGGCTGCGGCGGTCATTCCTCACCGTACGTCACATGGGAGTTCTGATCGGGGACTCGGTGTTCCGGCATACTCGGGGCAATCGCGGGGGAGCGGGTATCGTGAGCCGCTGTGCATCTGAAGAGTCTGACGCTGAAGGGGTTCAAGTCCTTCGCGTCCGCGACGACGTTGCGATTCGAACCGGGCATCACCTGCGTGGTCGGGCCCAATGGGTCGGGTAAGTCGAATGTCGTCGATGCGCTCACCTGGGTGATGGGTGAGCAGGGCGCGAAGGCGCTGCGCGGCGGGAAGATGCAGGACGTCATCTTCGCCGGCACCGCGGGCCGCGCGCCGCTCGGCCGCGCCGAGGTCACGCTCACCATCGACAACACCGACGGCGTGCTGCCCATCGAATACTCCGAGGTGTCGATCACGCGCCGCATGTTCCGCGACGGCGCGGGCGAGTACGAGATCAACGGAAACTCCTGCCGGCTCATGGATGTCCAGGAGTTGCTGAGCGACTCCGGTATCGGCCGCGAGATGCACGTCATCGTCGGCCAGGGTCAGCTGTCGGCGATTCTGGAATCGCGGCCCGAGGACCGCCGCGCCTTCATCGAGGAAGCCGCGGGTGTGCTCAAGCATCGCCGCCGCAAGGAGAAGGCCGTCCGCAAGCTGGACGCCATGCAGGCCAATCTGGCCCGCCTCACCGACCTCACCACCGAATTGCGCCGCCAGCTCAAGCCGCTGGGCCGCCAGGCCGAGGTCGCCCGCCGCGCCGCGACCGTCCAGTCCGAGCTGCGGGACTCCCGATTGCGCCTGGCCGCCGACGATCTGGTGACCCGCCGCCGCGAACTCGAGAGCCAGCAGAGCAAGGAGGCGTACGCGCGCGAACAGCACGTCAACGTCCAAGCCGAACTGGACGCCGCCAATGCCGCACTCGCGCAGCAGGAATTCGAGCTGTCCAGGCTCACCCCGAGCGCGGAGGCGGCCGCGCAGACCTGGTTCCAGCTGTCCGCTTTGACCGAACGTGTCAATGCCACTATCCGCATTGCCCGCGACCGCGCCCGCAATCTCACCATCGAGCAACCGACCGGCACCGGCCGCGATCCCGAGCAGCTGGAGCGGGAAGCGGATCGGGTCGAAGCCGAAGAGGCCGAACTGCGCGAAGCGGTCGAAATGGCCACGGAGACGCTGGAAGCCGCGCGCGACCAGCTGCACGAACGCGAACAGGCCGCCAAGGCCGCCGAACAGGCCCACCTGGCCGCCGTGCGCGCCATCGCCGACCGCCGCGAGGACCTGGCCCGGCTCTCGGGCCAGGTCGACACCCTGCGCATTCGCGCCCAATCCGTGGACG
This sequence is a window from Nocardia yunnanensis. Protein-coding genes within it:
- a CDS encoding WXG100 family type VII secretion target — encoded protein: MARRVDVTPEQLRGAAGQMAALRDRVDGIRANLEKALSAKGIAWGADSYGGTFADGDQGYLAAHRNLADGLAKTATTLGSYAGGQVEAADVLAHTDHRNGNCFR
- a CDS encoding acyltransferase family protein, with protein sequence MPISSTDHPTAPDRDRQDASAAPAPARAGAYRLDLDGLRGVAIALVVAFHIWAGRVSGGVDVFLVLSGFFFTGMLVRRADGGAVGVLNTVRRTLRRLLPAMVVVLAAVVVATVTLLPHTRWSDIAGQTVASLFYYQNWYLALSWSDYLAADPSVSPLQHLWSMSVQGQMYLALLLAVAGAAFALRRAGRPGRLRLVLAVLFAVVGVASFWHAADGVATQQGWNYYDTFARAWEPLAGALLALAAPYIRLPRAAREAFAWTGIAAIACCGWMVNGVLVFPGPAALIPVSATVALILAGAGRDTADQPLVNRVLATGPIVQLGGFAYALYLWHWPILIFYLGEQHQRRAGAIGGAVIIVVSLLLAYLTHHLVEEPLRERSKPATPAPGRLIDPARARLIAGVAVSTVGVLLLASTVAWQWNMGAKAHAVGELDPSKYPGAAALTDHAVVPRAPMRPTTEEAPADIAYPTRDGCISDFDTRAVVTCTYGDHEAHRTLAVVGNSHAEHWIPALQLLGEQYHFRVVVYLKMGCPLTVAEEPMYKGQHNPDCRDWSAEVIDRLGSEHPDFVFTTATRPSDNGGDETPQDYVDVWSALSDRNLQIIGIRDTPWLRRNGIRYRAIDCLASGGNRLDCGIKRADALSPENPAAAPAAAFPNLHLIDPNNAVCEPAVCAVVEGNILVYHDEHHLTASYARSLVPELGRELQPILGWW
- a CDS encoding ArsB/NhaD family transporter encodes the protein MTVALSIAVFTIAYILIASERVHKTIAALAGGGVVVLVGIVGSDDVFYSHRTGIDWNVLFLLLGMMIIVGVLRQTGIFEYVAIWAAKRAKGSALRVMILLVLITATASGFLDNVTTVLLIAPVTMLVCERLEVAPTPFLIAEVLASNIGGAATLIGDPPNIIIGSRAGLSFNDFFWNLTPIVLIELAVFTLLLPRLFRGSFEVDPERAADVMQLEEREAIRDPRLLVKCGIVLGAVFAGFFGHPVFHLEPSLVALLGAGVLVLISGLPQRDYLSAVEWETLLFFVGLFVMIGALVKTGVIGRLAKFATELTGRNALVATMLILVVSAVLSGVIDNIPYVATMSPLVAELVEHVDHPAQADALWWALALGADFGGNLTAVGASANVVMLGIAKRSDHPISFWEFTRKGIVVTAVTIVVAAPYLWLRYFAFA
- a CDS encoding CBS domain-containing protein; amino-acid sequence: MHAAQMAEEYPVIDLDSDAIDAAKLLAEHRLPGILVLDAKGKPHSVLPASQVVLFIVPKYVQDDSTLAGVLNESMCGQVVKRLRGKKVRDVIPERLTKIPAAKHDDNMVEVAALMAKYQSPLVAVQDGDRLLGVITSSRLLEVALAN
- a CDS encoding metallophosphoesterase family protein, which translates into the protein MGSSGETETGRVRIAAVGDLHLRDSIRGRFRPALLGLGAHADVLLLAGDLTNGGTLRDTDALCAEIADLPVPVVAVLGNHDHDRRLGYRIAVRLTDIGVHMLDGTAITLPVNGIRLGIAGVMGGSGGFPGHPGNPAEGSVEHRQRFRRGPADALRLRAALESLDCDLRIALMHFAPIVDTLVGEPPKIYPGLGCADLADAIDATDTALALHGHAHGGIESGRTPRGTEVRNVSHPVIRAPYRVYELTHPRDT
- a CDS encoding carboxymuconolactone decarboxylase family protein, producing the protein MTRLTMPEAAPEVYQAWLAAEAAIRRGPLDATVRELVKIRVSQINGCLFCIDMHSTEARKAGETERRLWHLNAWRESALFSETERAALEYAEAATRLGPHGVSDEIWAAVEKHFDQGQRAGLVAVTAQINLWNRLGVPLRMEPLEP
- a CDS encoding acyl-CoA dehydrogenase family protein, with translation MDFSFTAEQELLRDTVTEFLAARYPLEPSRAAARTGAGWQPEIWRGLAEEVGILGASLPESVGGIGGGPVETMIIAEALGAALVLEPYVDTVVVGGGLLRRSTGKRAEDLLSGIASGEVVTGFAALEPHSGYDYTEVATTAVRDGEDWLLTGEKTVVTTAPLATHLLVTAAADGDIALFVVDFDPADPPAGLTARPYRTIDERQAADLSFANLRLPADALLIPQAGAAIAATLDEAIAAVCAETVGAMRKVVADTVAYTKQRQQFGVPIASFQALQHRMVDMLLELEQAVAATYLVTLKLDAPAPERARAASAAKATIGRAARRIGQESVQLHGAMGMTEELAIGHFFKRLTAVQYEFGTTDQHIARYATLTRP
- a CDS encoding acyl-CoA dehydrogenase family protein; the protein is MDLDWSAADLAFRDEVRGFLDEKLTDDLRRAGRLSTSVYPDHEASMAWQAILHERGWAAPAWPVKYGGCDWSLTQHYIFGRECTLAGAPNLSPMGIRMVSHAIMAFGTAEQKEYFLPRILTGEVFFCQGYSEPEAGSDLASLSMAAVADGEDFLVTGSKIWTTHATEANWIFALVRTSKQAKKQQGITFLLIDMRTPGIEIRPLVMTSGEQVQNQVFFDQVRVPQANVLGRVDDGWTVAKFLLNFERGGGAAAPALQVMAEELAQAATEQVGPNGGALIDDPAFSHKLADARLRADVLEILEYRTLALVSSGKDPGPAASTIKILGTELSQTLTELALEAAGPRGRAYQPHATMPGGPIADFTPPADGFVAGAEWQAVAALRYFNDRAGSIYAGSNEIQRNIIAKATLGL
- a CDS encoding Rpn family recombination-promoting nuclease/putative transposase — its product is MERLHSQQPKTDTLPAVIPMVVYAGSDGRRWNRPTRLADLIDIDPATRAALGDCLPNLRFLLDDLTTVDQSALRARNLTADTLLMMVLLATAPGNRHLAEELWPLSDDLRALWTAPTGKAELQCLIRYIFIVSETRESDLVPLIEQLGPEAREIIMTTADRLRAEGEAQGEARGRAELLIVQLSARFGELPAATVSRLRAADSGLLDVWAVRLLSAGSLAEVFGE